A genomic region of Gossypium hirsutum isolate 1008001.06 chromosome D01, Gossypium_hirsutum_v2.1, whole genome shotgun sequence contains the following coding sequences:
- the LOC107943334 gene encoding G-type lectin S-receptor-like serine/threonine-protein kinase At1g11330, with translation MGKTISCSVLLSLISCFYLLFATALDTITPSKSIKDPEFIISQNETGLSKTLLGFSTYLVVLNGKTEILWSSKNVTNTAPNVTTAHLSDLGNLVLSNGDDEGSSLWQSFQHPSNAFIESMEISTDVKKGRKVEIKSWKSHDDPSDGNFSFGIEPFNIPEFVIWNNNQLYFRSGPWNGNMFIGLILPTVAFSWFSVVADNRQQTFFIGYEDSNHSMLTYCELDSQGKFSERRWDAEKGNWIKSYSINHTDCDVYGKCGEFGMSNSTKRPICSCLKGFKPRNAEEWSRGNWSSGCFRTTPLQCQRDNNNGSGAGQSDDGFLEMKMMNVPAFPDRSSIVNGECKDQCLKNCSCVAYAYDSSIGCMMWSGDLIDVKESSRGVDLYIRLPASELGKFS, from the exons ATGGGAAAAACTATTAGCTGCTCTGTTTTACTATCTTTAATATCTTGCTTTTACTTGCTATTTGCCACTGCTTTAGACACCATAACACCATCAAAATCCATCAAAGACCCTGAATTTATAATCTCCCAGAATG AAACAGGCCTCTCAAAGACTCTTCTGGGATTCTCAACATATCTTGTTGTTTTGAATGGCAAAACTGAGATTCTTTGGTCATCAAAAAATGTTACCAATACAGCTCCTAATGTAACAACTGCCCACCTTTCAGACTTAGGAAACCTCGTCCTCAGTAATGGTGACGATGAAGGAAGCAGCTTATGGCAGAGTTTTCAACACCCTTCTAATGCCTTCATTGAAAGTATGGAGATCAGCACTGATGTTAAAAAGGGTCGAAAAGTGGAGATCAAATCATGGAAAAGCCATGATGATCCATCTgatggtaacttttcttttggtatTGAACCGTTCAATATCCCAGAGTTTGTCATTTGGAACAATAACCAGCTCTATTTTCGTAGTGGTCCGTGGAATGGAAATATGTTTATTGGCTTAATACTTCCGACCGTCGCTTTCTCTTGGTTTTCTGTTGTTGCAGATAATCGACAACAAACGTTTTTTATAGGTTATGAAGATTCTAATCACTCTATGTTGACATACTGTGAATTAGATTCTCAAGGAAAATTCAGTGAACGGAGATGGGATGCGGAGAAAGGGAACTGGATAAAGAGTTACTCTATTAATCATACAGATTGTGACGTTTATGGGAAGTGTGGGGAATTTGGGATGAGCAATTCAACGAAACGACCCATTTGCAGTTGCTTAAAGGGGTTTAAGCCTAGGAATGCAGAGGAATGGAGTAGAGGTAATTGGAGTAGTGGGTGTTTTAGGACTACCCCTTTGCAGTGCCAAAGGGATAACAACAATGGGAGTGGAGCAGGCCAAAGTGATGATGGGTTTTTGGAGATGAAGATGATGAATGTGCCCGCATTTCCAGACCGGTCATCAATAGTTAACGGCGAATGCAAAGATCAATGCTTGAAGAATTGTTCGTGCGTGGCTTATGCGTATGATTCCAGCATTGGTTGCATGATGTGGAGTGGAGATTTGATTGATGTCAAGGAATCCAGTCGCGGAGTCGATCTTTACATTCGTCTGCCAGCTTCGGAACTGGGTAAATTTTCTTAG
- the LOC107943323 gene encoding G-type lectin S-receptor-like serine/threonine-protein kinase SD1-13 isoform X2, translated as MGKTISSCLLPALISCFYLQLQFGTASDTIRASESIKDPEFIISQGGVFRLGFFSFANSTNRYVGILYNQIPVQTVVWVANRNRALKDSSGVLTISDDGNLVVSNGKAEILWSTNVTNLVPNATTAQLLDSGNLVLNNGDNGGSSSLWESFQHPSNAFLQTMKIGVDVKTGRKVHTRSWKGPDDPSDGNFTDCLEPFNIPEGVIRNNNQIYFRTGPWNGHFYIGLIEMNTVYLDGFYVVADDKGKSYYETYEYSNKSMLIYYELDYEGRFVERKWDAGKGDWINRYLILQNDCDFYGKCGAFGICDPKKQPICRCSKGFKPRNAEEWRRGNWSSGCFRTTPLQCQRDNNNGSGGAGQSDDGFLKLKTMKAPAFPDRSSIINGECKDQCMKNCSCVAYAYDAGIGCMFWSGDLIDVQKFPTRGVDLYIRLPSSELGRNKKRKQIKHQFSSENIGENPVGVKLQQLPLFNFEELATATNNFHPEKKLGQGGFGPVYKGTLDDGKEIAVKRLSKASGQGLEEFMNEVVVISKLQHRNLVRLLGCCVEAEEKILVYEFMPNKSLDAFLFDFGMARIFGGDENQANTKRVVGTYGYMSPEYAMQGQFSEKSDVFSYGVLLLEIISGRRNTSFYNNKDDLSLLGYAWKLWREGNIWGLVDKVILESKSYSNNEKEIWRCIHVGLLCVQEYTKDRPTISTVISMLNSEISDLNTPKQPAFTQAPQMSHDVEDRGSLNDVTLTNLDGR; from the exons ATGGGTAAAACTATTAGTAGCTGCCTTTTACCAGCTTTAATATCTTGTTTTTACTTGCAGCTGCAATTTGGCACTGCTTCAGACACCATAAGAGCATCAGAATCCATCAAAGACCCTGAATTTATAATCTCACAGGGTGGAGTTTTCCGATTGGGATTCTTCAGCTTTGCTAATTCCACCAATCGTTATGTAGGGATATTGTACAACCAAATCCCCGTACAAACTGTTGTATGGGTGGCAAATAGAAACAGGGCTCTCAAAGACTCTTCTGGGGTTCTCACCATATCAGATGATGGCAACCTTGTTGTTTCCAATGGAAAAGCTGAGATTCTTTGGTCAACAAATGTTACGAATCTGGTTCCTAATGCAACAACTGCACAGCTTTTAGACTCTGGAAATCTTGTCCTCAATAACGGCGACAATGGAGGAAGCAGCAGCTTATGGGAGAGTTTTCAACACCCTTCTAATGCATTCCTTCAAACTATGAAGATCGGCGTTGATGTAAAAACGGGTCGTAAGGTGCATACGAGATCATGGAAAGGCCCTGATGATCCATCTGATGGTAACTTTACTGATTGCCTTGAACCTTTCAACATCCCAGAGGGTGTCATTCGGAACAATAACCAGATATATTTTCGGACTGGCCCATGGAATGGCCATTTCTATATTGGTTTAATAGAAATGAATACCGTTTATCTTGATGGGTTTTATGTGGTTGCAGACGATAAAGGAAAAAGTTATTATGAAACTTACGAATATTCTAATAAGTCTATGTTGATATACTATGAATTAGATTATGAAGGAAGATTCGTTGAACGAAAATGGGATGCGGGGAAAGGGGACTGGATAAACCGTTACCTAATTCTTCAAAATGATTGTGATTTTTATGGGAAGTGTGGGGCATTCGGAATCTGCGATCCAAAGAAACAACCCATTTGCCGTTGCTCAAAGGGATTTAAGCCTAGGAATGCAGAGGAATGGCGTAGAGGTAATTGGAGTAGTGGGTGTTTTAGGACTACCCCTTTGCAGTGCCAAAGAGATAACAACAATGGCAGTGGAGGAGCAGGCCAAAGTGATGATGGGTTTTTGAAGCTGAAGACGATGAAAGCACCGGCTTTTCCAGATCGGTCATCAATAATTAACGGCGAATGCAAAGATCAATGCATGAAGAATTGTTCGTGTGTGGCTTATGCGTATGATGCTGGAATTGGTTGCATGTTTTGGAGTGGAGATTTGATTGATGTCCAGAAATTCCCCACTCGCGGAGTCGATCTTTACATTCGTCTGCCATCTTCGGAACTGG GAAGAAATAAAAAACGAAAACAAATCAAACACCAGTTTTCTAGTGAAAATATTGGAGAAAATCCAGTTGGAGTTAAACTCCAGCAGCTGCCACTATTCAATTTCGAAGAACTTGCCACCGCGACCAACAACTTCCATCCCGAAAAAAAGCTAGGGCAGGGTGGTTTTGGTCCGGTTTACAAG GGAACATTAGATGATGGAAAAGAAATAGCAGTGAAGAGATTGTCAAAAGCTTCGGGGCAAGGGTTGGAAGAATTTATGAACGAAGTGGTGGTTATTTCAAAGCTCCAACATCGAAATCTGGTTAGATTACTTGGGTGTTGTGTTGAAGCAGAAGAGAAGATACTCGTCTATGAGTTCATGCCCAATAAAAGTTTGGATGCTTTTCTATTTG attttgggATGGCCAGGATCTTCGGAGGTGATGAAAATCAAGCCAATACTAAAAGGGTTGTTGGAACTTA TGGTTATATGTCTCCTGAGTATGCAATGCAAGGGCAATTTTCAGAGAAATCAGATGTGTTCAGCTATGGAGTTCTACTACTAGAGATTATTAGTGGAAGAAGAAACACAAGCTTTTATAACAATAAGGATGACCTCAGCCTCTTGGGATAT GCATGGAAATTATGGAGGGAAGGCAATATTTGGGGATTAGTAGACAAGGTGATTTTAGAGTcgaaatcatattcaaataatgaaaaagaaatatggagaTGCATACATGTTGGATTGCTATGCGTTCAAGAATATACTAAAGATAGGCCCACTATATCTACTGTTATTTCAATGCTTAATAGTGAGATTTCAGATCTTAACACTCCAAAGCAACCTGCTTTCACTCAAGCACCACAAATGAGCCATGATGTTGAAGATAGAGGTTCACTTAATGATGTAACTCTTACAAACCTTGATGGTCGATAA
- the LOC107943323 gene encoding G-type lectin S-receptor-like serine/threonine-protein kinase At1g11330 isoform X1, which produces MGKTISSCLLPALISCFYLQLQFGTASDTIRASESIKDPEFIISQGGVFRLGFFSFANSTNRYVGILYNQIPVQTVVWVANRNRALKDSSGVLTISDDGNLVVSNGKAEILWSTNVTNLVPNATTAQLLDSGNLVLNNGDNGGSSSLWESFQHPSNAFLQTMKIGVDVKTGRKVHTRSWKGPDDPSDGNFTDCLEPFNIPEGVIRNNNQIYFRTGPWNGHFYIGLIEMNTVYLDGFYVVADDKGKSYYETYEYSNKSMLIYYELDYEGRFVERKWDAGKGDWINRYLILQNDCDFYGKCGAFGICDPKKQPICRCSKGFKPRNAEEWRRGNWSSGCFRTTPLQCQRDNNNGSGGAGQSDDGFLKLKTMKAPAFPDRSSIINGECKDQCMKNCSCVAYAYDAGIGCMFWSGDLIDVQKFPTRGVDLYIRLPSSELGRNKKRKQIKHQFSSENIGENPVGVKLQQLPLFNFEELATATNNFHPEKKLGQGGFGPVYKGTLDDGKEIAVKRLSKASGQGLEEFMNEVVVISKLQHRNLVRLLGCCVEAEEKILVYEFMPNKSLDAFLFDSVKRRLLDWRKRFNIIEGISRGLLYLYTDSRLRIIHRDLKTSNVLLDQDLNPKISDFGMARIFGGDENQANTKRVVGTYGYMSPEYAMQGQFSEKSDVFSYGVLLLEIISGRRNTSFYNNKDDLSLLGYAWKLWREGNIWGLVDKVILESKSYSNNEKEIWRCIHVGLLCVQEYTKDRPTISTVISMLNSEISDLNTPKQPAFTQAPQMSHDVEDRGSLNDVTLTNLDGR; this is translated from the exons ATGGGTAAAACTATTAGTAGCTGCCTTTTACCAGCTTTAATATCTTGTTTTTACTTGCAGCTGCAATTTGGCACTGCTTCAGACACCATAAGAGCATCAGAATCCATCAAAGACCCTGAATTTATAATCTCACAGGGTGGAGTTTTCCGATTGGGATTCTTCAGCTTTGCTAATTCCACCAATCGTTATGTAGGGATATTGTACAACCAAATCCCCGTACAAACTGTTGTATGGGTGGCAAATAGAAACAGGGCTCTCAAAGACTCTTCTGGGGTTCTCACCATATCAGATGATGGCAACCTTGTTGTTTCCAATGGAAAAGCTGAGATTCTTTGGTCAACAAATGTTACGAATCTGGTTCCTAATGCAACAACTGCACAGCTTTTAGACTCTGGAAATCTTGTCCTCAATAACGGCGACAATGGAGGAAGCAGCAGCTTATGGGAGAGTTTTCAACACCCTTCTAATGCATTCCTTCAAACTATGAAGATCGGCGTTGATGTAAAAACGGGTCGTAAGGTGCATACGAGATCATGGAAAGGCCCTGATGATCCATCTGATGGTAACTTTACTGATTGCCTTGAACCTTTCAACATCCCAGAGGGTGTCATTCGGAACAATAACCAGATATATTTTCGGACTGGCCCATGGAATGGCCATTTCTATATTGGTTTAATAGAAATGAATACCGTTTATCTTGATGGGTTTTATGTGGTTGCAGACGATAAAGGAAAAAGTTATTATGAAACTTACGAATATTCTAATAAGTCTATGTTGATATACTATGAATTAGATTATGAAGGAAGATTCGTTGAACGAAAATGGGATGCGGGGAAAGGGGACTGGATAAACCGTTACCTAATTCTTCAAAATGATTGTGATTTTTATGGGAAGTGTGGGGCATTCGGAATCTGCGATCCAAAGAAACAACCCATTTGCCGTTGCTCAAAGGGATTTAAGCCTAGGAATGCAGAGGAATGGCGTAGAGGTAATTGGAGTAGTGGGTGTTTTAGGACTACCCCTTTGCAGTGCCAAAGAGATAACAACAATGGCAGTGGAGGAGCAGGCCAAAGTGATGATGGGTTTTTGAAGCTGAAGACGATGAAAGCACCGGCTTTTCCAGATCGGTCATCAATAATTAACGGCGAATGCAAAGATCAATGCATGAAGAATTGTTCGTGTGTGGCTTATGCGTATGATGCTGGAATTGGTTGCATGTTTTGGAGTGGAGATTTGATTGATGTCCAGAAATTCCCCACTCGCGGAGTCGATCTTTACATTCGTCTGCCATCTTCGGAACTGG GAAGAAATAAAAAACGAAAACAAATCAAACACCAGTTTTCTAGTGAAAATATTGGAGAAAATCCAGTTGGAGTTAAACTCCAGCAGCTGCCACTATTCAATTTCGAAGAACTTGCCACCGCGACCAACAACTTCCATCCCGAAAAAAAGCTAGGGCAGGGTGGTTTTGGTCCGGTTTACAAG GGAACATTAGATGATGGAAAAGAAATAGCAGTGAAGAGATTGTCAAAAGCTTCGGGGCAAGGGTTGGAAGAATTTATGAACGAAGTGGTGGTTATTTCAAAGCTCCAACATCGAAATCTGGTTAGATTACTTGGGTGTTGTGTTGAAGCAGAAGAGAAGATACTCGTCTATGAGTTCATGCCCAATAAAAGTTTGGATGCTTTTCTATTTG ATTCTGTTAAACGAAGACTCTTGGATTGGAGAAAACGCTTCAATATTATTGAAGGGATTAGTCGAGGATTGCTTTATCTTTATACAGATTCAAGATTAAGGATTATACATAGAGATCTAAAAACAAGTAATGTTTTACTTGACCAAGATTTAAAtccaaaaatttcagattttgggATGGCCAGGATCTTCGGAGGTGATGAAAATCAAGCCAATACTAAAAGGGTTGTTGGAACTTA TGGTTATATGTCTCCTGAGTATGCAATGCAAGGGCAATTTTCAGAGAAATCAGATGTGTTCAGCTATGGAGTTCTACTACTAGAGATTATTAGTGGAAGAAGAAACACAAGCTTTTATAACAATAAGGATGACCTCAGCCTCTTGGGATAT GCATGGAAATTATGGAGGGAAGGCAATATTTGGGGATTAGTAGACAAGGTGATTTTAGAGTcgaaatcatattcaaataatgaaaaagaaatatggagaTGCATACATGTTGGATTGCTATGCGTTCAAGAATATACTAAAGATAGGCCCACTATATCTACTGTTATTTCAATGCTTAATAGTGAGATTTCAGATCTTAACACTCCAAAGCAACCTGCTTTCACTCAAGCACCACAAATGAGCCATGATGTTGAAGATAGAGGTTCACTTAATGATGTAACTCTTACAAACCTTGATGGTCGATAA